A single Bosea sp. PAMC 26642 DNA region contains:
- a CDS encoding glycosyltransferase family 4 protein produces the protein MRIAFHTTLNDFDDGRISGDRRMARQLVAVLRRLGHEVTPLAAARTYMHEPDATDLAAKQEAATLQVEAMLAGWHDGSQAPNLWFTYHHYYKAPDLLGPAITQRLGIPYVVAEASDSARRAEGEWAQHVALARTGFPKAAVHFYFTERDRKGVEPWCGPKTRFIALPPFIDITSLPQPTRAEHHEPHLVAVAMMRPGNKHESYQSLARILATLADRPWRLTLIGDGAMRRDIEADFAQFAPGRVTFRGVLDAAAIAAMLADGDVFVWPGLREAYGLVYLEAQAAGLPVVAFDSGGVPATVKRGITAFLEPSGDEAAFAGSLRRLLDDATLRRRMGAAASNFVRTERDFGRAQEIVAQGLALACEARTEA, from the coding sequence GTGCGCATTGCCTTTCACACCACGCTGAACGATTTCGACGACGGCCGCATTTCCGGCGACCGGCGCATGGCGAGGCAGCTCGTGGCGGTGCTGCGACGGCTTGGCCATGAGGTCACGCCGCTTGCAGCGGCACGCACTTATATGCACGAGCCCGACGCCACCGACCTAGCCGCGAAACAGGAAGCAGCCACCTTGCAAGTCGAGGCGATGCTCGCGGGCTGGCACGACGGTTCGCAGGCCCCGAACCTCTGGTTCACCTATCACCACTATTACAAAGCGCCCGACCTGCTCGGACCGGCGATCACGCAGCGTCTCGGCATTCCTTATGTCGTCGCGGAAGCCAGCGATTCCGCACGACGCGCGGAGGGCGAATGGGCGCAGCATGTCGCCCTCGCCCGAACGGGATTTCCAAAAGCCGCCGTGCATTTCTATTTCACCGAGCGTGACCGCAAGGGCGTGGAACCATGGTGCGGGCCAAAGACACGCTTCATCGCGCTACCGCCCTTCATCGACATCACGAGCCTCCCGCAGCCGACCCGCGCTGAGCACCACGAGCCGCATCTCGTCGCGGTCGCGATGATGCGGCCGGGCAACAAGCATGAGAGCTACCAGTCGCTTGCACGCATCCTCGCGACGCTGGCGGATCGCCCCTGGCGCCTGACACTGATCGGCGACGGCGCGATGCGGAGAGACATCGAGGCGGATTTCGCGCAGTTCGCGCCGGGCCGCGTGACCTTCCGCGGCGTCCTCGACGCGGCTGCAATCGCGGCCATGCTCGCCGACGGCGATGTTTTCGTCTGGCCCGGCCTGCGCGAGGCCTATGGACTGGTCTATCTCGAAGCCCAGGCTGCGGGCCTCCCCGTCGTCGCCTTCGACAGCGGTGGTGTCCCGGCCACCGTCAAGCGCGGCATCACCGCCTTCCTCGAACCGTCCGGCGACGAGGCCGCTTTCGCCGGATCACTCCGCCGCCTCCTCGACGACGCGACGCTGCGCCGGCGGATGGGCGCGGCGGCCAGCAACTTCGTCCGCACCGAGCGTGATTTCGGCCGGGCGCAGGAGATCGTCGCGCAGGGTCTCGCACTGGCCTGCGAAGCAAGGACCGAGGCATGA
- a CDS encoding polysaccharide deacetylase family protein, protein MTDAIWQPLFAELDRWSAAGRTVRLWLRDDDAIAPSPALTRLARLSETFDIAILLAVIPLLAQPALPRELRAMPRLLPCQHGCRHKNHAPPGGKKSEFGRDRPDTIIRADIAAARQRLDDLFGPARLPVFVPPWNRIDPAVAAALPALGFTGLSCFRDFTLGATGGPVLANTHIDVMDWQGGRIGRQAPEVITEICATLAARRQDSTDDRLGVLLHHRDHDDTVWNFLDGVLRVIRDHRAIALTDPQDLFPPAETMATGS, encoded by the coding sequence ATGACGGACGCGATCTGGCAGCCGCTGTTTGCCGAACTCGACCGCTGGAGCGCGGCCGGCCGGACCGTCCGGCTCTGGCTGCGCGACGACGACGCCATCGCACCGAGCCCCGCTTTGACGCGGCTGGCACGCCTCAGCGAAACCTTCGACATCGCTATTCTGCTGGCCGTAATCCCGCTGCTGGCCCAACCCGCTCTGCCGCGCGAACTGCGCGCGATGCCGCGCCTTCTTCCCTGTCAGCATGGCTGCCGCCACAAGAACCACGCCCCTCCCGGCGGCAAGAAATCGGAATTCGGCCGCGACCGGCCGGACACCATCATTCGCGCTGACATCGCAGCAGCCCGGCAGCGGCTGGACGACCTCTTCGGCCCAGCCCGGCTGCCCGTCTTCGTGCCGCCCTGGAACCGGATCGACCCGGCGGTCGCCGCAGCGCTGCCGGCACTGGGCTTCACCGGCCTGTCCTGCTTCCGCGATTTCACGCTCGGTGCGACTGGCGGACCCGTCCTCGCCAACACCCATATCGACGTCATGGACTGGCAAGGCGGGCGCATCGGGCGGCAGGCACCGGAGGTGATTACGGAAATCTGCGCCACACTCGCAGCAAGACGCCAGGATAGCACCGACGACCGGCTCGGTGTCCTGCTGCATCACCGCGACCACGACGATACTGTCTGGAATTTCCTCGACGGGGTGCTGAGAGTGATCCGAGATCACCGGGCCATAGCGCTGACCGATCCGCAAGATTTGTTTCCACCAGCCGAGACTATGGCGACTGGCTCGTAG
- a CDS encoding ABC transporter permease, with protein sequence MTTAATTTLPPDGAPLPHTASTAPFEPYAVDAMTPEQERVYLASQWQLMWWKFRKHRLAVISGIVILVIYAMAAFAEFLAPYHYTTRNTDFIRAPRQAVHLFHEGSLVGPFVYPYVQRLNMENLKREYEVDTTRPQKLRFFCRGDSYEFWGLTPGNLHLFCAPEGGTAFLLGSDRLGRDMLSRILYGGRISLSIGLLGVFVSFVLGVIIGGIAGYYGGKVDLVVQRLIEIVQSLPHIPLWLALASIMPPSWSPIVVYFGITVILGLMDWTGLARAVRSKLLSLREEDYVVAAQLMGAKPARIIGLHLIPGFMSHLIASATITIPKTILGETALSFLGLGLRPPITSWGVMLNEAQNINVVALYPWLLYPCVPVILIILAFNFLGDGLRDAADPYR encoded by the coding sequence GTGACCACCGCCGCGACGACCACTCTGCCGCCGGACGGCGCTCCGCTGCCGCATACGGCCTCCACGGCTCCGTTCGAGCCCTATGCCGTCGATGCGATGACGCCCGAGCAGGAGCGGGTCTATCTCGCCTCGCAATGGCAGCTAATGTGGTGGAAGTTCCGCAAGCACCGGCTCGCGGTGATCTCCGGCATCGTCATCCTCGTGATCTACGCGATGGCCGCCTTCGCCGAATTCCTGGCCCCCTATCACTACACGACGCGCAACACCGACTTCATTCGCGCGCCCCGGCAGGCGGTCCACCTCTTCCACGAGGGCAGCCTCGTCGGTCCGTTCGTCTACCCTTACGTCCAGCGCCTCAACATGGAGAACCTGAAGCGGGAATACGAAGTCGACACCACGCGGCCGCAGAAGTTGCGCTTCTTCTGCCGGGGCGATTCCTACGAGTTCTGGGGCCTGACCCCAGGGAATCTGCACCTGTTCTGCGCCCCTGAGGGAGGAACTGCCTTCCTGCTTGGGTCCGACCGGCTCGGCCGCGACATGCTCTCGCGCATTCTCTATGGCGGCCGCATCTCGCTCTCGATCGGCCTGCTCGGCGTCTTCGTCTCCTTCGTGCTCGGGGTCATCATCGGCGGCATTGCCGGCTATTATGGCGGCAAGGTCGATCTCGTCGTCCAGCGCCTGATCGAGATCGTGCAGTCTTTGCCCCATATCCCGCTCTGGTTGGCGCTGGCATCGATCATGCCGCCCTCCTGGAGCCCGATTGTCGTCTATTTCGGCATCACGGTGATTCTGGGCCTGATGGACTGGACCGGGCTCGCCCGCGCGGTCCGCTCGAAGCTGCTGTCGCTGCGCGAGGAGGATTATGTCGTCGCAGCGCAACTGATGGGCGCAAAACCCGCCCGCATCATCGGCCTGCACCTGATCCCGGGCTTCATGAGCCACCTCATTGCCTCAGCCACGATCACCATCCCCAAGACGATCCTGGGCGAGACGGCGCTAAGCTTCCTGGGACTGGGCCTGCGCCCGCCGATCACCAGCTGGGGCGTGATGCTCAACGAGGCGCAGAACATCAACGTGGTGGCGCTCTATCCCTGGCTGCTCTATCCATGCGTTCCGGTGATCCTGATCATCCTGGCCTTCAACTTCCTCGGCGACGGCCTGCGCGATGCGGCCGACCCGTATCGCTGA
- a CDS encoding ABC transporter permease yields the protein MTAAARPSFGRIALNGAAGLSLLFILLPLIFVTWLAFFRQEIPSFPPEGYSLKWFAAAANNKPFIDGFILSLQVGVIATLIGLALGVPASLALVRHRIVLGPAVNTLLLLPLVMPGIVLGTASYVFQIETEIATGLPVMGSLGGLIAAHTLVVIPWVVRLVTASLVGFDRTIEEAAQNLGAGPLTTFWRVTLPSIRPGLVAAGLFGFVTSFGNLEMSLFLVGPGRTTLPIAILQYLEWKIDPTVAAASLIQIVLIGVAMVVTDRYVKLSRVV from the coding sequence ATGACCGCCGCCGCTCGCCCGAGCTTCGGACGCATCGCGCTGAACGGCGCGGCGGGGTTGTCGCTGCTGTTCATCCTGTTGCCGCTGATCTTCGTCACCTGGCTCGCCTTCTTCCGGCAGGAGATCCCGTCCTTCCCACCCGAAGGCTATTCGCTGAAATGGTTCGCGGCTGCCGCCAACAACAAGCCCTTCATCGACGGCTTCATCCTCAGCCTGCAGGTTGGCGTGATCGCGACGCTGATCGGGCTTGCGCTCGGCGTACCGGCGAGCCTGGCCCTGGTCCGCCACCGCATCGTGCTCGGTCCGGCCGTCAACACGCTGCTGCTGCTGCCGCTGGTGATGCCGGGCATCGTGCTCGGCACGGCGAGCTACGTCTTCCAGATCGAGACCGAGATCGCCACCGGCCTGCCGGTGATGGGCTCGCTCGGCGGGCTCATCGCCGCCCATACCCTGGTGGTCATCCCCTGGGTCGTGCGTCTCGTCACGGCGAGCCTCGTCGGCTTCGACCGCACGATCGAGGAAGCCGCCCAGAACCTCGGCGCCGGCCCCCTCACCACCTTTTGGCGCGTGACCCTGCCGAGCATCCGGCCGGGCCTGGTCGCGGCCGGCCTGTTCGGCTTCGTCACCTCCTTCGGCAATCTGGAGATGAGCCTGTTCCTGGTCGGACCGGGCCGGACCACCTTGCCGATCGCGATCCTGCAATATCTCGAATGGAAGATCGATCCCACGGTGGCCGCGGCCTCCCTGATCCAGATCGTCCTGATCGGCGTGGCGATGGTCGTCACGGATCGTTACGTCAAGCTGAGCCGGGTGGTCTGA
- a CDS encoding ABC transporter ATP-binding protein: MARLSIEHLRKSYGDLTVVDDVTIDIADGEFLVLLGPSGCGKTTTLRMVAGFIPPSAGKLTIGARDVTGLPPWKRDCGLVFQSYALFPHMSVAENVAFGLEMRKVPQAERAVRVAEALRLVQLTGLDGRYPRQLSGGQQQRVALARALAMEPDVLLLDEPLSNLDAKLRQEVRVEIRDLQRKLGLTTIMVTHDQEEALTMADRLVVMEKGKVRQIGTQRELYEKPADRFVAGFIGRSAFLDGEIATPGRFRTQGGLDIACTAATGTGPATLALRPERIAIGGEADGLPNRYDARVEHASYLGALLDIDVSLSEHDRMLLQIPNRAGYAEPAPGDTIAIGWAQDAGLVYPREA, translated from the coding sequence ATGGCAAGGCTTTCGATCGAGCATCTCCGCAAGAGCTATGGCGACCTCACCGTCGTCGACGACGTCACCATCGACATTGCAGACGGCGAGTTCCTCGTGCTGCTCGGCCCCTCGGGCTGCGGCAAGACCACGACCTTGCGCATGGTTGCGGGCTTCATCCCGCCCAGCGCCGGCAAGCTCACCATCGGCGCCCGCGACGTCACCGGCCTGCCGCCCTGGAAGCGCGATTGCGGCCTCGTCTTTCAGAGCTATGCGCTCTTTCCTCATATGAGCGTCGCCGAGAACGTCGCCTTCGGGCTGGAGATGCGCAAGGTGCCGCAGGCCGAACGCGCCGTCCGCGTGGCCGAGGCGCTTCGTCTGGTGCAGTTGACCGGCCTCGACGGGCGCTATCCGCGCCAACTGTCGGGCGGCCAGCAGCAGCGCGTGGCGCTGGCGCGCGCGCTCGCCATGGAGCCCGACGTGCTCCTGCTCGACGAACCGCTCTCCAACCTCGACGCCAAGCTCCGTCAGGAGGTCCGCGTCGAAATCCGCGATCTCCAGCGCAAGCTCGGCCTGACCACGATCATGGTCACCCACGACCAGGAGGAGGCCCTGACCATGGCCGACCGTCTCGTCGTCATGGAAAAGGGCAAGGTCCGCCAGATCGGCACCCAGCGCGAACTCTACGAGAAGCCGGCCGATCGCTTCGTCGCCGGCTTCATCGGCCGCAGCGCCTTCCTCGACGGCGAGATTGCGACGCCCGGCCGCTTCCGCACCCAAGGCGGTCTCGACATCGCCTGCACGGCAGCGACCGGCACCGGCCCGGCGACGCTTGCTTTGCGGCCGGAGCGGATCGCGATCGGCGGCGAGGCGGACGGCCTGCCCAACCGCTACGACGCGAGAGTCGAACACGCCTCCTATCTCGGCGCACTGCTCGACATCGATGTCAGCCTGTCCGAGCATGACCGGATGCTGCTGCAGATCCCGAACCGGGCCGGCTACGCCGAGCCCGCGCCGGGCGACACCATCGCGATCGGCTGGGCCCAGGATGCCGGGCTCGTCTATCCGCGCGAAGCATGA
- a CDS encoding glycosyltransferase family protein gives MPFNVVDLGADRAPRSPHAPRVLIYSHDTFGLGHIRRCRAIANSLVASYPHISVIIVSGSSVISSFQFGDGVDYVRIPGVEKQSDGRYGPHHLNLDLNDTIRLRTDIIKQVVLSFDPDIVIVDKEPVGLRGELVPSLEILKRRGARIVLGLRDVLDEPAKLYEEWRQSGALEALTGIYDDIFVYGLENIYQPLAGLPDQHLFADKVRYTGYLKRAVPSPMPPNRYPRITKGPFILVTPGGGGDGAGVIDWVISAYEADPTIPLPALIVFGPFMSRERRKEFAERIAKQPKLESLGFEPRLELLMNRAHCVVAMGGYNTFCEILSFDKPALIVPRVKPRLEQAIRAERADELRLIDVLHDPAQNDEGERDPHVMAAALHTLPKRVPPSQAFVPNLLDGLPAINRALADDLSMPVRSRALAQNAALGS, from the coding sequence ATGCCCTTCAATGTCGTCGATCTCGGCGCCGACCGCGCGCCGCGCAGCCCCCATGCGCCGCGCGTCCTGATCTACAGCCACGATACCTTCGGACTCGGCCATATCCGGCGCTGCCGCGCGATCGCCAATTCGCTGGTCGCGAGTTACCCACATATATCAGTGATCATCGTCTCCGGCTCGTCGGTGATCTCGAGTTTCCAGTTCGGTGACGGCGTCGATTATGTCCGCATTCCCGGCGTCGAGAAGCAGAGCGACGGCCGCTACGGCCCCCACCATCTCAACCTCGATCTCAACGACACGATCCGACTGCGCACCGACATCATCAAGCAGGTCGTGCTGTCCTTCGACCCCGACATCGTCATCGTCGACAAGGAGCCGGTCGGCCTGCGCGGCGAACTGGTGCCGTCGCTGGAGATCCTGAAGCGACGCGGCGCCCGCATCGTGCTCGGCCTGCGCGACGTGCTCGACGAGCCCGCCAAGCTGTACGAGGAATGGCGCCAGAGCGGTGCGCTCGAGGCCCTGACCGGCATCTATGACGACATCTTCGTCTACGGTCTGGAGAACATCTACCAGCCTCTGGCGGGCCTGCCAGACCAGCATCTCTTCGCCGACAAGGTCCGCTACACCGGCTATCTCAAGCGCGCCGTGCCGAGCCCGATGCCGCCCAACCGCTATCCGCGCATCACCAAGGGACCGTTCATCCTGGTGACGCCGGGCGGCGGCGGCGATGGTGCGGGCGTCATCGACTGGGTGATCTCCGCCTATGAGGCCGACCCGACCATCCCTTTGCCTGCGCTGATCGTCTTCGGACCCTTCATGTCGCGCGAGCGCCGCAAGGAGTTCGCCGAGCGCATCGCCAAGCAGCCGAAGCTGGAAAGTCTCGGCTTCGAGCCCCGTCTCGAACTGCTGATGAACCGGGCTCATTGCGTCGTCGCCATGGGCGGCTACAACACCTTCTGTGAGATCCTCTCCTTCGACAAGCCGGCCCTGATCGTGCCGCGCGTCAAGCCGCGGCTCGAACAGGCGATCCGCGCCGAGCGCGCCGACGAGCTCCGCCTGATCGACGTGCTGCATGATCCGGCGCAGAATGACGAAGGCGAGCGCGATCCCCATGTCATGGCCGCGGCGCTGCACACCTTGCCGAAGCGCGTACCGCCCTCGCAGGCCTTCGTGCCGAACTTGCTCGACGGCCTACCCGCGATCAACCGCGCGCTCGCCGACGACCTATCAATGCCCGTGCGCAGCCGGGCCCTGGCGCAAAACGCAGCGCTCGGAAGCTGA
- a CDS encoding metal-dependent hydrolase family protein: protein MTALHFKNFALLEPDHGERRMGYELLVEGQTIRELSETPIKAGKADVIDCGGRTLMPGLIDSHVHVFLSEVYIRSLESMPLTLMTARAIGLMKGMIDRGFTTVRDTGGADWGIKEAVDKGDVAAAPRLFIAGAAIGPTGGHSDPRRRTDFGARCHCCNAMAYTMNVSDGVSSVKKSVREQMRLGADHIKIMMSGGVASPYDPLDSMQFSVDEVQTAVEEAKAFGRYVCAHAYTPEAITRAAQCGVRAIEHGNLIDDASAKLMAENNMFLTANLVAYYAMKERASEFGMTGDMLAKNDLVIDGGLRSLEICKRAGVPVAYGSDLLGQLQVEQSREFLLRREVLSPIEIIRSATTIGAQLLRMEGKLGTLRAGAFADMILIDGDPLTDLGLFQGQGKHLAMIMKGGAFHKNTLH from the coding sequence GTGACGGCCCTTCATTTCAAGAATTTTGCTCTGCTCGAGCCCGACCATGGCGAGCGCCGTATGGGTTACGAACTTCTCGTCGAAGGACAGACCATCCGAGAACTCTCCGAGACGCCGATCAAGGCCGGCAAGGCCGACGTGATCGATTGCGGCGGGCGCACGCTGATGCCGGGGCTGATCGACAGCCACGTCCATGTCTTCCTCTCCGAGGTCTACATCCGCTCGCTGGAGAGCATGCCGCTGACCCTGATGACGGCGCGTGCGATCGGGCTGATGAAGGGCATGATCGACCGCGGCTTCACAACGGTGCGCGACACCGGCGGCGCCGACTGGGGCATTAAGGAGGCGGTCGACAAGGGTGATGTCGCCGCCGCGCCACGCCTGTTCATCGCCGGTGCCGCGATCGGCCCGACCGGCGGCCATAGCGACCCGCGCCGCCGCACCGATTTCGGCGCCCGCTGCCATTGCTGCAACGCGATGGCCTATACGATGAACGTCTCCGACGGCGTCTCCTCGGTGAAGAAGTCGGTCCGCGAGCAGATGCGGCTCGGCGCCGACCATATCAAGATCATGATGTCGGGCGGCGTCGCCTCGCCCTACGACCCGCTCGACTCGATGCAGTTCAGCGTCGACGAGGTCCAGACGGCCGTCGAGGAGGCAAAGGCTTTCGGCCGCTATGTCTGCGCCCATGCCTATACGCCCGAGGCCATCACGCGGGCTGCCCAATGCGGCGTCCGCGCGATCGAGCATGGAAACCTTATCGACGACGCCTCGGCCAAGCTGATGGCCGAGAACAACATGTTCCTGACCGCCAATCTCGTCGCCTATTACGCGATGAAGGAGCGCGCTTCCGAATTCGGCATGACCGGCGACATGCTCGCCAAGAACGACCTCGTCATCGACGGCGGCCTGCGCTCGCTGGAAATCTGCAAGCGTGCCGGCGTGCCCGTCGCCTATGGCTCCGACCTGCTCGGCCAGCTCCAGGTCGAGCAGTCGCGCGAGTTCCTGCTGCGCCGCGAGGTCCTCTCCCCGATCGAGATCATCCGCTCGGCCACGACGATCGGAGCCCAGTTGCTCCGCATGGAAGGCAAGCTTGGCACGCTCCGTGCTGGGGCCTTCGCCGACATGATCCTGATCGATGGCGATCCGCTGACGGACCTTGGCCTGTTCCAGGGCCAGGGCAAGCATCTGGCGATGATCATGAAGGGCGGCGCGTTCCACAAGAACACGCTGCATTAA